The nucleotide window GTGACCAAGCTCCGATCTGGACAGGACGTCGTGCTGGATCCAGCCTTGGTGTGCGGCGCCTGCGATCAGTGCCGCACCGGACGGGCGAACACCTGTCGGGCGCTCCGCTTCTTGGGAAGTCCTGGGGGCCCCGCCGGCTGCATGGCCGAGTACCTGGTGATGCCCGAGAGCTGCTGTCACCCTCTGCCGCCTCAGGTGAGCCGGCGCCAGGGCGTATTGGCTGAGCCACTTTCCATCGCGCTGCATACCCTCCGCCTGCTGGGCCCTCATTTGCCGCAGACCATGGCAATATTGGGCGCGGGCCCCATCGGCCTTTGCCTTCTGGCAGCTGCGTCGGCCAACGGAGTGAGAGGCATCTACGTCACCGACCCATTGGACTGGCGGTGCGAAGCTGCTTTGCGCCTGGGCGCCGAATGGGCGGCGAGCCCAAACACCACGGACATGCTCAGAGAAATTCTGGGTGCGATGCCTGGCGGCGTGGAAGTGGTGGTCGAATGCTGCGGCGAGCAAGCAGCTCTTGACCAGGCACTTCAACTTCTCGCACCGGGCG belongs to Calditrichota bacterium and includes:
- a CDS encoding alcohol dehydrogenase catalytic domain-containing protein translates to MSVLRNGSSPLPGRGAREMYAVLLSGRRTVEVGKVPRPQLDEPGQVLLRMAYAGICGSDLHYYRDGRIGDQKVRFPMIVGHEGTAQVVEVSEGVTKLRSGQDVVLDPALVCGACDQCRTGRANTCRALRFLGSPGGPAGCMAEYLVMPESCCHPLPPQVSRRQGVLAEPLSIALHTLRLLGPHLPQTMAILGAGPIGLCLLAAASANGVRGIYVTDPLDWRCEAALRLGAEWAASPNTTDMLREILGAMPGGVEVVVECCGEQAALDQALQLLAPGGKLAIVGIPRTNKVRLDINLLRRKELTILNVRRQNACLAEALTLLAGQLHDLALVTHEYPLCDAPRAFAAAAAYEHGIIKAVVRLQ